The genome window AGTGTCGTTAGGTGTCTGATGAATGGTTACATTGGTAATGAATTGATTTTCAGTAGAAATCTGAGGATTGTATGCAGGTTTTAACTGTCCGTTTTTCATATGGTCTTCCTTCATTCTCATAAAGGTAGCGTCAGGATCTGTTTTGCTGTAGGAGTTTCTATTGCCTAAAATCACTAAATCTTTTTCGTATTTTTCAAGCTTTGGCAGGTGCTCTTCCTGAAGCTTTTGAAGCTCTTTGGTTATCTTCTTGTTGGGCTCTTTGAGTTTTTTATTGAGTTCTGATAATTTTTCTTTCAGCTCTTCCGAGTTTATTTTTTTTGGTAATTCTTCCTTGTTGACTTCTTGATTATCTGATAAAATACTGTTTTCGATATCGGATAAGATGCTGTTGATTTTTACTTCGAGTTTTTCTTTGTATTTCTCTATAGAACCCCGCCAGACAAAGGTGTATTTGTTGGATTTGGCTTCAATTTTTGTTCCATCGATGTATTGGATATCCAGACTGACATAGCCCATTTCCACAAGCATTTTGACTACTTCTGCAAATAAATCTTTGATGTTTTCTTTTAAAATCTTTCCTCTAAAATCGTTAATGGTTCTAAAATCAGGAGTTGAGTTGCCTGAAATAAACATAAAATGAATGTTCTCAGTAAGTGCCTTTGCTATTTTTCGGCAGGAATAAGTGTTGCTTAAATAACTGTAAAACAAAACCTTAAGCATCATTCTGGGATGATAGGCCGAGGTGCCTCCTCCTTTATATATTTTAAGTATATGACTTATATCCAATGAATTGACAATCTTATCCACTAAGCGGACAGGATGGTTTTCTGAAATTTTATCAAAAATATTTATCGGAAAAAGTTCCGGTGTATTGATCGATTGCGATTTAAATATTACTTTAGCCATTGCTCGTTTTTTGTGCAACTCTAAGATACTATTTTAGATTAAAAACAGCAAAAAAAAGGCTGTCCTTACTTTTTGGACAGCCTCTTTACATATTTTAAATTTGTATTACAAACCCTCATTTTCAAGATAAGGTTTTACTTCCATATCATGACCAACAAAATCTTTGAAAGCTTTATTCAAATCTACACTATTACCAACAGATAAAATATATTTACGGAAACGTTCTCCATTTTCACGAGTCATTCCTCCATGTGCTTTAATCCAGTCATAAACATTATAATCTAAAGTTTTCGACCAAGTATAAGCATAATAACCCGCCGAATAACCTCCACTAAAAATGTGTGCAAAATAAGGACTATGATAACGTGTTGGAACTTCATCAACCAAAAGACCATATTTTTTTAATGCTTCCGTTTCAAATTCTAAAGCTGATTTAAAATCTGCTTCATTAGTTACGCTATGCCAAGCCATGTCAAGAGTAGATGCCGCCATCAATTCAGTAACACTATAACCCGAGTTAAAGGTTTCAGATTTTTTGATTTTATCAATTAATTCTTGTGGAATTACTTTTTTAGTTTCATAATGTAAAGCATAATTTTTAAGAATATTTGGATCTAACGCCGCGTGTTCATTAATTTGTGAAGGAAACTCTACAAAATCTCTTGGCACACTTGTACCTGAAAGTGAGGCATACTGCTGATTTGCAAAAAGTCCGTGTAAGGTATGTCCGAACTCGTGAAACATAGTATTCACATTACTAAAACTAATCAAAGATGGATTTCCGTTTACGGGTTTCTCAAAATTATAAACATTTACAATTACTGGTTTCTGCTTTAAATAATGAGACTGTTTTACAAAACTATTCATCCACGCACCTCCTCTTTTATTATCTCGTGTATAAAAATCTAAGTAATAAATAGCCATTGATTTTCCGTCATTATCAAAAACTTCATAAACTACTACATCTGGATGATAGACTGGTAAATCTTTACGCTCTTTAAAAGTGATACCATACATTTGATTAGCAGCATAAAACACACCTTTTTCGAGGACTGTCTTTATTTCGAAATACGGTTTTATCTGGCTGTCATCTAAATCATATTTAGCTTTACGCACTTGTTCAGCATAAAAATCCCAATCCCAAGGCGCTAATTTAAAACCACCATTTTGAGCATCAATAATTGCCTGGATTTCAATCGCTTCTTGTTTTGCTTTAATCACTGCCGGGGCAGCAATTTCGGACAAAATCTTCATTGCGTTATCTGGTGTTTTTGCCATTTGGTCTTGAATTTTCCATTCAGCGAAACTCTTTTTCCCCATTAATTGCGCTTTTTGTAAACGCAGACGTGCGATCTTTTCTAGAGTAGTTCTCGTATCTCCTTCATCATTTTTCTCCGACCTTGTCCAAGAAGCTTTATATATTTTTTCTCGAGAAGCTCTATTTGTTAAATTTTGCAAAACAGGCTGTTGCGTAGTGTTTTGCAAACTAATCAAATATTTACCATCCTTGCCAGCTGCCGTCGCCTGAGCTTTGGCCGCTTCAATTTCTTGAATACTTAATCCATCTAAATCTGCAGGAGAATCAAACAAAACAGCTCCATTCTTTCTTGCCGTTAATAATTTATTTCCGAAGGTCGTTCCTAAAATTGCCAATTCACTATTAATCGCTTTCATTTTTTCTTTGTCAGCTTCGGATAAATTTGCTCCCGCCAATTCAAATTTCAACAAATAATCTTCAGTTAATTTTTTATCTTCTCCTTTTAAACTTGATAAACTGATTGCTTTAAAACGTTGATACAACTTACTATTTAAAAAAATTTTATCTCTATTTACTGCAAAGATTGGTGCATATTCCTGTTCTAATTTTTGAAGATCAGGATTAGTATTAGAACCTGTCAAATTATAAAAAACTGAGCTTGCACGAGTCAGATCAGCTCCACTTAATTCTAAAGCCAAAACAGTATTTTGAAAAGTTGGTTTTGCTGGATTGTTAGTGATTTTTAACAATTCCTCCTCTTGTTTTTTTAAACCGAACTCAAATGCTGGCTTAAAATGTTCATTTTTAAATAAATCAAAAGCAGGAGCTTGATATTGCAATGTGCTTTTTTGTAATAAGGGATTATTCATTGTCTCTTTATTTTGTGCAGAAGTGATATGGATCGAAAGTACTGCCAGTAAAATTAGGCCTGTACATTCCCGAACACCATTAAAAGATAATCGCATAGTTTGAATGATTTTGAATTTATTGCTAAAAGTAATTAAAAAAAGAATAATTTAATAAATCAATACTGTTAAAATAGTTTATTAAAAAATTCGCAACAGATATACTCCAATTCAGCATTTACATCAACTAAAATATTTTATCATCTTTGTTTTCTGAGTTTGAGTACGTATAAGAATTACCAATTAATAATGGTAACTTTGCTACCTAGATTTTTTTTAACATGAGAATTGATATTATAACCGTATTACCTGAATTATTAAGAAGTCCCTTCGAAGCTTCGATTATGAAACGTGCCATAGATAAAGGATTGGTAACCGTTCATTTTCACAATTTAAGAGATTATACAACTAATAAGCAAAAAAGTGTAGACGATTATCCTTTTGGCGGCGGTGCAGGGATGGTTATGACTATTCAGCCGATAGATGCCTGTATCACTCATTTGAAAAGTGAAAGAACTTACGACGAAATCATCTATATGTCTCCCGATGGTGAAACGCTAAACCAAAAAATGGCCAATACTATGTCGATGTATGAAAACATTATCATTTTATGCGGGCATTATAAAGGAGTGGATCAGCGCGTGCGTGATCATTTTATTACCAAAGAAATCTCAATAGGTGATTATGTTTTATCGGGCGGCGAATTAGGTGCTCTCGTTCTGTCTGATGCCTTAATCCGATTAATACCTGGTGTATTAAGCGATGAAACCTCAGCATTGACAGACAGTTTTCAGGACGGCCTCCTTTCTGGACCAATTTACACCCGTCCAGCTGATTACAAAGGCTGGAAAGTTCCGGATGTTCTATTGAGCGGTCATTTTGCAAAAATTGACAAATGGAGAGAGGACACTGCCTACGAACACACTAAGAACAGAAGACCCGATTTATTAAATGATTAATTTTCATACCTTTATACTTAAACTAAAAGTTAGTTCACTGCCTTTTAACCTTTAAAAGTATAAATCATGAAAAAAATAATCTTAAAAGTTATTTTAATTACTGCTTTTTTCATTTCATCTGCTTCGTTCGCTCAAGGAATAAATAAAAAATCCCTGCTGAATGAACTCAACAAAACATACGGGGTTGCACTAAGCGCAGACGAAAAAACCTATTATGAAAATGCAAACAATGCCTTAGTCTTGGAATTATTTGGTCTTGACGGAAAGAATCTATCAAAAGAAAACCGCGATAAAGAAATTGACAAATTATTTGACAAAAGAGACAAAACACTGACTTCGTCGTTAGGCATTAACAAATACAGCGATATTAAAGCAAGAACAGACGGAAAAACTGCAGAAACTATAAAAAAAGTAAAACAAGCAAAAATGACTCCTTAAATTCTTTTTTAACAACGGATTACACAAAGAGCTTACAGAAATAAGAGTTCTTTTTTTTAGCCCCATTAAATAAACTATCGCTTCAAAATAATTTGTAATTTCATATTTCACAATTCATAAATATTTTCTACATTTGCACCCTCATTAGACCAACCTCTGGCGAAAACCGTGAATGTTGCTCTTTTTAAACCATAAAATAAAAATAAAATGGCAGATTTATTGAAATTCGTTCAAGACGAATTCGTAACAAGAAAAGATTTCCCTGTATTCGGAGCTGGAGACACAATCACAGTTTTCTACGAAATTAAAGAGGGTGAAAAAACAAGAACACAGTTTTTTAAAGGTGTTGTTATTCAAAGAAGAGGATCTGGAAACACTGAAACTTTTACAATCCGTAAAATGTCAGGAGCAATTGGAGTTGAGCGTATCTTCCCAGTTAACTTACCAGCTTTGCAAAAAATTGAAATCAACAAGAAAGGTGCTGTACGTAGAGCTAGAATTTTCTACTTCAGAGAACTTACTGGTAAAAAAGCTAAAATTAGAGATAAAAGAAGATAGTTTACTACACTTCTTTACTAACAAAAAAGTCCCAGTTCGATATAAGTCGAATTTGGGCTTTTTTTTTGATAATTTTTAGGGGTCAAAAATCACAATTTGAAAATCAAACAGTACTAAAAATATCAAATTAAGAATATCACAGAATAGGCGTTTAATATTATTTTTTTATATAAATTTTAAAACACTATTACAACTTCATTTCATATCTTTGCCCGCCTTATCTCAATCGTTATATTTGCTAATAAGGCTCGTTATAAACTTATGATTTAGATCAAAAAAATAAAAAAAATGACATCAAAAGCTAAAATTTTTTACACATTAACTGATGAGGCTCCTTTATTGGCAACCTACTCTTTTCTGCCAATTGTTCAGGCATTTACTGCTGCTTCTAATATCGAAATAGAAACAAGAGACATTTCTCTAGCCGGCAGAATCTTATCCAACTTTCCTGAATTTTTAAAAGAAGATCAAAAAACAGCTGATGCTTTATCTGAACTTGGAAAATTAGCTACTTTACCTGAAGCTAATATTATAAAACTGCCAAACGTTTCT of Flavobacterium marginilacus contains these proteins:
- a CDS encoding IS1182 family transposase; this translates as MAKVIFKSQSINTPELFPINIFDKISENHPVRLVDKIVNSLDISHILKIYKGGGTSAYHPRMMLKVLFYSYLSNTYSCRKIAKALTENIHFMFISGNSTPDFRTINDFRGKILKENIKDLFAEVVKMLVEMGYVSLDIQYIDGTKIEAKSNKYTFVWRGSIEKYKEKLEVKINSILSDIENSILSDNQEVNKEELPKKINSEELKEKLSELNKKLKEPNKKITKELQKLQEEHLPKLEKYEKDLVILGNRNSYSKTDPDATFMRMKEDHMKNGQLKPAYNPQISTENQFITNVTIHQTPNDTTTLKSHLEEFEKMYQKQSKTVVADAGYGSEENYEMLENKDITAYVKYNYFHKEQKKKMKDNPFLVQNLFYNIQQDFYVCPMGQRMENIGSGKRTSANGYESQVSYYQVKRCHGCPLRGLCHQAKGNRTIEINHRLNQLRAKAKELLTSEKGLEHRSKRPIEVEAVFGQLKNNNKFSRFTFTSIEKVEMEFLLMAIGHNFRKMIAKNNDASKTHLKISFRVLNRAIKVEIHFLNTVTEYFFINQPTQNRFLKFAA
- the rplS gene encoding 50S ribosomal protein L19, with translation MADLLKFVQDEFVTRKDFPVFGAGDTITVFYEIKEGEKTRTQFFKGVVIQRRGSGNTETFTIRKMSGAIGVERIFPVNLPALQKIEINKKGAVRRARIFYFRELTGKKAKIRDKRR
- the trmD gene encoding tRNA (guanosine(37)-N1)-methyltransferase TrmD — its product is MRIDIITVLPELLRSPFEASIMKRAIDKGLVTVHFHNLRDYTTNKQKSVDDYPFGGGAGMVMTIQPIDACITHLKSERTYDEIIYMSPDGETLNQKMANTMSMYENIIILCGHYKGVDQRVRDHFITKEISIGDYVLSGGELGALVLSDALIRLIPGVLSDETSALTDSFQDGLLSGPIYTRPADYKGWKVPDVLLSGHFAKIDKWREDTAYEHTKNRRPDLLND
- a CDS encoding M3 family metallopeptidase, with the translated sequence MNNPLLQKSTLQYQAPAFDLFKNEHFKPAFEFGLKKQEEELLKITNNPAKPTFQNTVLALELSGADLTRASSVFYNLTGSNTNPDLQKLEQEYAPIFAVNRDKIFLNSKLYQRFKAISLSSLKGEDKKLTEDYLLKFELAGANLSEADKEKMKAINSELAILGTTFGNKLLTARKNGAVLFDSPADLDGLSIQEIEAAKAQATAAGKDGKYLISLQNTTQQPVLQNLTNRASREKIYKASWTRSEKNDEGDTRTTLEKIARLRLQKAQLMGKKSFAEWKIQDQMAKTPDNAMKILSEIAAPAVIKAKQEAIEIQAIIDAQNGGFKLAPWDWDFYAEQVRKAKYDLDDSQIKPYFEIKTVLEKGVFYAANQMYGITFKERKDLPVYHPDVVVYEVFDNDGKSMAIYYLDFYTRDNKRGGAWMNSFVKQSHYLKQKPVIVNVYNFEKPVNGNPSLISFSNVNTMFHEFGHTLHGLFANQQYASLSGTSVPRDFVEFPSQINEHAALDPNILKNYALHYETKKVIPQELIDKIKKSETFNSGYSVTELMAASTLDMAWHSVTNEADFKSALEFETEALKKYGLLVDEVPTRYHSPYFAHIFSGGYSAGYYAYTWSKTLDYNVYDWIKAHGGMTRENGERFRKYILSVGNSVDLNKAFKDFVGHDMEVKPYLENEGL